One genomic segment of Helicoverpa zea isolate HzStark_Cry1AcR chromosome 22, ilHelZeax1.1, whole genome shotgun sequence includes these proteins:
- the LOC124641530 gene encoding retinaldehyde-binding protein 1-like isoform X1 — MIKMATSVLQPEDCRREHEPKPDIIEAPRLTDDDRMHILEAKERETGELPPELREKARTELREEPALREQALAQMRHFIEKHPAIKKCRTDSPFLLRFLRTKKYSIPQACSMLERYLTIRQMYPQWFQKLDPLDPKIAAVIDAGYLVPLPKRDAEGRRVVLSCMGRFDPHQFDNCVMARVHSMIVELLLDEPRSQLLGYTHVNDEAGMQMPHVSLWSLTDVRIMLNCIQNSTPMRHKRTHFVNIPTYGIKFFEFAVSLLSDKLKDRVMFHRTSEDLMKHVDPAILPKEYGGTVPLRDMIEELKRNLLKRRDDLLSLDDMCVDLHALEKNDLTQDIHSTAGSFRKLELD; from the exons ATG ATCAAGATGGCGACTTCAGTCCTCCAACCCGAAGACTGCCGAAGGGAGCACGAGCCCAAGCCGGACATCATCGAAGCGCCGAGGCTAACCGATGATGACCGAATGCATATCCTCGAAGCTAAAGAGCGGGAAACTGGTGAACTGCCTCCGGAATTGAGAGAAAAGGCCAGAACTGAATTGAGAGAGGAACCAGCGCTTAGGGAACAGGCTTTAGCACAAATGAGACATTTTATTGAGAAGCATCCTGCGATTAAGAAATGTAGAACTG ACTCACCATTCCTTCTCCGCTTCCTCCGGACCAAGAAGTACTCGATCCCTCAAGCATGTTCCATGTTGGAGCGCTACCTGACCATCCGGCAGATGTACCCGCAGTGGTTCCAGAAGCTGGACCCATTGGACCCCAAGATCGCGGCGGTCATTGACGCGGGGTATCTGGTGCCTTTGCCTAAGAGGGATGCTGAAGGACGACGGGTGGTGCTGTCTTGTATGG GTCGTTTTGACCCCCACCAGTTCGACAATTGCGTGATGGCGCGCGTGCACTCCATGATAGTGGAACTGCTGTTGGATGAGCCTCGTTCACAACTGCTGGGCTACACACATGTGAATGACGAGGCTGGTATGCAGATGCCTCATGTATCTCTGTGGTCTCTGACAGATGTGCGGATCATGCTTAATTGTATACAG aactCCACCCCGATGCGGCACAAGCGCACCCACTTCGTGAACATTCCAACCTACGGCATCAAGTTCTTTGAGTTCGCAGTCTCTCTGCTCAGTGATAAGCTGAAGGATCGTGTGATG TTCCACCGGACCAGCGAGGATTTGATGAAGCACGTGGACCCAGCAATTCTGCCCAAAGAGTACGGAGGCACCGTCCCTCTCAGAGACATGATTGAAGAATTAAAACGCAACCTTTTGAAACGGAGGGATGACTTGCTCTCTCTAGATGACATGTGTGTTGACTTACACGCCTTGGAGAAAAACGACTTAACTCAAGATATACACTCGACAGCTGGCTCCTTCAGAAAACTTGAATTAGATTAA
- the LOC124641530 gene encoding retinaldehyde-binding protein 1-like isoform X2, with protein MATSVLQPEDCRREHEPKPDIIEAPRLTDDDRMHILEAKERETGELPPELREKARTELREEPALREQALAQMRHFIEKHPAIKKCRTDSPFLLRFLRTKKYSIPQACSMLERYLTIRQMYPQWFQKLDPLDPKIAAVIDAGYLVPLPKRDAEGRRVVLSCMGRFDPHQFDNCVMARVHSMIVELLLDEPRSQLLGYTHVNDEAGMQMPHVSLWSLTDVRIMLNCIQNSTPMRHKRTHFVNIPTYGIKFFEFAVSLLSDKLKDRVMFHRTSEDLMKHVDPAILPKEYGGTVPLRDMIEELKRNLLKRRDDLLSLDDMCVDLHALEKNDLTQDIHSTAGSFRKLELD; from the exons ATGGCGACTTCAGTCCTCCAACCCGAAGACTGCCGAAGGGAGCACGAGCCCAAGCCGGACATCATCGAAGCGCCGAGGCTAACCGATGATGACCGAATGCATATCCTCGAAGCTAAAGAGCGGGAAACTGGTGAACTGCCTCCGGAATTGAGAGAAAAGGCCAGAACTGAATTGAGAGAGGAACCAGCGCTTAGGGAACAGGCTTTAGCACAAATGAGACATTTTATTGAGAAGCATCCTGCGATTAAGAAATGTAGAACTG ACTCACCATTCCTTCTCCGCTTCCTCCGGACCAAGAAGTACTCGATCCCTCAAGCATGTTCCATGTTGGAGCGCTACCTGACCATCCGGCAGATGTACCCGCAGTGGTTCCAGAAGCTGGACCCATTGGACCCCAAGATCGCGGCGGTCATTGACGCGGGGTATCTGGTGCCTTTGCCTAAGAGGGATGCTGAAGGACGACGGGTGGTGCTGTCTTGTATGG GTCGTTTTGACCCCCACCAGTTCGACAATTGCGTGATGGCGCGCGTGCACTCCATGATAGTGGAACTGCTGTTGGATGAGCCTCGTTCACAACTGCTGGGCTACACACATGTGAATGACGAGGCTGGTATGCAGATGCCTCATGTATCTCTGTGGTCTCTGACAGATGTGCGGATCATGCTTAATTGTATACAG aactCCACCCCGATGCGGCACAAGCGCACCCACTTCGTGAACATTCCAACCTACGGCATCAAGTTCTTTGAGTTCGCAGTCTCTCTGCTCAGTGATAAGCTGAAGGATCGTGTGATG TTCCACCGGACCAGCGAGGATTTGATGAAGCACGTGGACCCAGCAATTCTGCCCAAAGAGTACGGAGGCACCGTCCCTCTCAGAGACATGATTGAAGAATTAAAACGCAACCTTTTGAAACGGAGGGATGACTTGCTCTCTCTAGATGACATGTGTGTTGACTTACACGCCTTGGAGAAAAACGACTTAACTCAAGATATACACTCGACAGCTGGCTCCTTCAGAAAACTTGAATTAGATTAA